A DNA window from Deinococcus multiflagellatus contains the following coding sequences:
- a CDS encoding Asp23/Gls24 family envelope stress response protein, with product MNGSIQITEAALASLIGLTAHEIPGVVGMAPANLKEGLSRVLGRAQVSDGVVITKDGARYAADLYVVMAYGVSIPTVARNIAERVEHTVKTQAGLELAATRVHAVGVQRV from the coding sequence GTGAACGGCTCCATTCAAATCACCGAGGCGGCGCTGGCCTCCCTGATCGGCCTCACCGCCCATGAGATTCCGGGCGTGGTGGGCATGGCCCCCGCCAACCTCAAAGAAGGCCTCAGCCGCGTGCTGGGGCGCGCGCAGGTCAGTGACGGCGTGGTGATCACCAAGGACGGCGCGCGCTATGCGGCCGACCTGTACGTGGTCATGGCCTACGGCGTCAGCATTCCCACCGTGGCGCGCAACATTGCCGAGCGCGTGGAACACACCGTGAAAACCCAGGCGGGCCTGGAGCTGGCCGCCACCCGCGTGCATGCCGTGGGGGTGCAGCGTGTCTGA
- a CDS encoding GNAT family N-acetyltransferase, whose translation MPPLTYTTGDLQAAAGVLQASAAQLEAQGQALWPLASLTPERLARHYPAGGWQVAWRAGQAVGTYCLLDRDPPFWPDDPPGEALYLHKLAVHPAAQGSGLSTLLLADARARTQAAGRPWLKLDTAANRPALRALYERAGFVPCGEREVFGFRVVLFRQPTGAGA comes from the coding sequence ATGCCCCCACTGACCTACACCACAGGCGACCTGCAGGCCGCAGCGGGCGTGCTGCAGGCCAGCGCCGCGCAGCTGGAGGCCCAGGGGCAGGCCCTGTGGCCCCTGGCGAGCCTGACCCCAGAGCGCCTGGCGCGCCATTACCCCGCTGGGGGCTGGCAGGTGGCGTGGCGCGCCGGGCAGGCGGTGGGCACCTACTGCCTGCTGGACCGCGATCCCCCCTTCTGGCCGGACGACCCCCCCGGCGAGGCCCTGTACCTGCACAAACTGGCCGTGCATCCGGCCGCCCAGGGCAGTGGCCTGAGCACCCTTCTGCTGGCCGACGCGCGGGCCCGCACCCAGGCGGCCGGGCGCCCCTGGCTGAAACTGGACACTGCCGCGAATCGCCCGGCCCTGCGCGCGCTGTACGAACGCGCCGGTTTCGTGCCCTGCGGCGAGCGCGAGGTGTTCGGCTTCCGGGTGGTGCTGTTCCGGCAGCCTACGGGCGCGGGAGCGTAA
- a CDS encoding VWD domain-containing protein encodes MTNTTQKGRFLRLCGLVPLTLLGAASAQGLTAPGSALQPLQPVVNPNLVRVLAGPALVVVPEDGAVTLVWTADPRVSGYDVYQGGQKLNARPVSSSQEAAALRYRVPNLKNGVRYDFRVVALGDAKVAASASPAPVSGGPLVCARYPVQGTDMGVQAQNVQVGSGAATVTVNGLTLGASGGGLYQGTLPAPVAAGSPLALLTRVGECLVFATDRVPERPILNAPAAGTSVAPGAALPVAWTSASNPARFVVAATWVADGVGHGWRSGDLPGSARSFSLPAGTLPAGQTVKVRVYAYNDGAGAFVGSFTPDSRMAIRNGDEAGRDVTVQAAAPNPPAVSWGDPHLISLDQVALEFQAVGEFDLTQASTDDFRVQARQRPWGGSRVVSVNTAIATRMNGQKVGVYAGQIPALRLGDAGVRTEVPVGGLDLGGGFRITQSGNLYTLAFPGGERLAITNNGAYLDARLTLPDSRRGRVRGLWGNFDGNLTNELTTRGGVTLPGPTGLGELYGTFGNSWRVPSATESLFVYDDGERFGGFDDPTFPAAAPAVPAGAAASAEATCRAAGVTDPLLLDRCVTDVALTGNPRFAASSAETQPPRDQVRLALPDLTVTAFSAVYSGVCRAGQALVTAQVTVRNVGGAPSPARPDVGVVQVVDTRDEGQPSGYRGNGVGLGALAPGQSATVTIPVYFPSTQPADAPGAHTYAARVNFGAYFPEASTANNRFGGVQTVTVPAGDCR; translated from the coding sequence ATGACGAACACAACGCAAAAAGGGCGGTTCCTGAGACTCTGTGGCCTGGTCCCGCTGACACTGCTGGGGGCCGCCAGCGCCCAGGGCCTCACGGCGCCGGGCAGCGCGCTGCAACCCCTGCAACCGGTGGTCAATCCCAATCTGGTGCGGGTGCTGGCTGGCCCGGCGCTGGTGGTGGTGCCGGAGGACGGGGCCGTCACCCTGGTCTGGACTGCCGACCCGCGCGTCTCCGGGTACGACGTATACCAGGGGGGCCAGAAGTTGAATGCCCGGCCCGTGTCCAGCAGCCAGGAGGCCGCCGCGCTGCGGTACCGCGTGCCGAACCTGAAAAATGGTGTGCGCTACGACTTCCGGGTGGTGGCGCTGGGGGACGCGAAGGTGGCGGCCTCGGCGTCCCCGGCGCCGGTTTCGGGCGGGCCGCTGGTGTGCGCGCGCTACCCCGTGCAGGGCACCGATATGGGCGTGCAGGCCCAGAACGTGCAGGTGGGCAGCGGCGCGGCCACCGTGACTGTGAACGGCCTGACGCTGGGCGCCAGTGGCGGCGGCCTGTACCAGGGCACCCTGCCGGCCCCCGTGGCGGCGGGCAGTCCCCTGGCCCTGCTGACCCGGGTGGGCGAGTGCCTGGTGTTCGCCACCGACCGCGTGCCGGAACGCCCCATCCTGAATGCCCCGGCGGCGGGGACCAGCGTGGCCCCGGGCGCGGCCCTGCCAGTGGCCTGGACCTCGGCCAGTAATCCGGCACGCTTTGTGGTGGCGGCGACCTGGGTGGCGGACGGCGTGGGGCACGGCTGGCGCTCGGGCGACCTGCCGGGCAGCGCGCGCAGCTTCAGCCTGCCAGCGGGGACGCTGCCGGCGGGGCAGACGGTGAAGGTGCGGGTCTACGCCTACAACGACGGGGCGGGGGCCTTTGTGGGCAGTTTCACCCCAGACTCGCGCATGGCCATTCGCAACGGCGACGAGGCCGGGCGGGACGTGACGGTGCAGGCCGCCGCGCCCAACCCGCCGGCGGTCAGCTGGGGCGACCCGCACCTCATCTCGCTGGATCAGGTGGCGCTGGAATTCCAGGCCGTGGGCGAATTCGACCTGACCCAGGCCAGCACCGATGACTTTCGCGTGCAGGCCCGGCAGCGGCCCTGGGGCGGCAGCCGCGTGGTCAGTGTGAACACCGCCATTGCCACCCGCATGAACGGCCAGAAGGTGGGTGTCTACGCCGGGCAGATTCCGGCCCTGCGCCTGGGGGATGCGGGCGTGCGCACTGAGGTGCCCGTGGGGGGGCTGGACCTGGGCGGCGGTTTCCGGATCACGCAGAGCGGCAACCTCTACACCCTGGCCTTCCCGGGCGGCGAGCGCCTGGCGATCACCAACAACGGCGCGTACCTGGACGCCCGCCTGACCCTGCCCGACAGCCGCCGGGGCCGCGTGCGCGGGCTGTGGGGCAACTTCGACGGCAACCTGACCAACGAACTCACCACGCGCGGCGGGGTGACCCTGCCCGGCCCAACAGGTCTGGGCGAGCTGTACGGCACGTTTGGCAACAGCTGGCGGGTGCCGTCGGCCACCGAGTCGCTGTTCGTGTACGACGACGGCGAACGCTTTGGCGGCTTTGACGATCCCACCTTCCCGGCGGCGGCGCCCGCCGTGCCTGCCGGGGCCGCCGCCAGCGCCGAGGCCACCTGCCGCGCGGCGGGCGTGACCGACCCCCTCTTGCTGGACCGCTGCGTGACCGATGTGGCCCTGACCGGCAATCCCCGCTTTGCCGCCAGCAGCGCCGAGACCCAGCCCCCGCGCGACCAGGTGCGCCTGGCCCTGCCTGACCTGACGGTGACCGCCTTTAGTGCCGTCTACAGCGGGGTCTGCCGCGCCGGCCAGGCCCTGGTGACCGCCCAGGTCACGGTGCGCAACGTGGGCGGCGCCCCCAGCCCCGCGCGGCCCGACGTGGGCGTGGTGCAGGTGGTGGACACCCGCGACGAGGGCCAGCCCAGCGGCTACCGGGGCAATGGGGTAGGCCTGGGCGCCCTGGCCCCGGGCCAGAGTGCCACCGTGACCATCCCGGTGTACTTCCCTTCCACCCAGCCCGCCGACGCCCCCGGCGCCCACACCTACGCCGCCCGCGTGAATTTCGGCGCCTACTTTCCGGAAGCCAGCACGGCGAATAACCGCTTTGGCGGGGTGCAGACGGTGACGGTACCCGCGGGCGATTGCCGGTAG
- a CDS encoding DUF4032 domain-containing protein, whose translation MSAFDQARHEVERARFLSDVRDLLSILRRQPNELLPFDWVRHLAPEGEYARGLQTIEVDHIIGSVDRYREFDRHYLPKERHLDERWIGVRSAQLQGKELPPIQVYQVGELYFVKDGNHRVSVARRQGQKYIDADVIELQVTVPPEEGDTLKDLIIKGEYAQFLKATNLDRVVPGHHEILFTTPGRYEKLLEHIRTRQYFLDRKPERAGLPPVTWEEAVDSWYRRLYCRIVENIGKHDVMAHFPGRTEADLYLWIMDHRYFLTQHGGHDVGSEEATVQFRTQYAPPIYKRLRQRVQLLLRGKLGPAV comes from the coding sequence ATGTCCGCATTCGATCAGGCCCGGCACGAGGTAGAACGCGCGCGCTTTCTCAGTGACGTGCGCGACCTGCTGTCCATTCTGCGCCGGCAGCCCAACGAGCTGCTGCCCTTTGACTGGGTGCGCCATCTGGCCCCCGAAGGCGAGTATGCGCGCGGCCTGCAAACCATCGAGGTGGACCACATCATCGGGTCGGTGGACCGCTACCGCGAGTTTGACCGCCATTACCTGCCCAAGGAGCGCCACCTGGACGAACGCTGGATCGGCGTGCGCAGCGCGCAGCTGCAGGGCAAGGAACTGCCGCCCATCCAGGTGTACCAGGTGGGCGAGCTGTATTTCGTCAAGGACGGCAACCACCGCGTTTCCGTCGCCCGGCGCCAGGGTCAGAAATACATCGACGCCGACGTGATCGAACTGCAGGTCACCGTCCCCCCCGAGGAAGGCGACACCCTCAAGGACCTGATCATCAAGGGCGAGTACGCGCAGTTTCTCAAGGCCACCAACCTCGACCGGGTGGTGCCGGGCCACCATGAAATCCTGTTCACCACGCCGGGGCGCTACGAAAAGCTGCTGGAGCACATCCGCACGCGGCAGTATTTTCTGGACCGCAAGCCTGAACGCGCGGGCCTGCCGCCCGTCACCTGGGAAGAGGCCGTGGACAGCTGGTACCGCCGCCTGTACTGCCGCATTGTGGAGAACATCGGCAAGCACGACGTCATGGCGCACTTCCCCGGCCGCACCGAGGCGGACCTGTACCTGTGGATCATGGACCACCGCTATTTCCTGACCCAGCACGGCGGCCACGACGTGGGCAGCGAGGAAGCCACGGTGCAGTTCCGCACCCAGTACGCCCCGCCTATCTACAAACGCCTGCGCCAGCGCGTGCAGCTGCTGCTGCGGGGGAAGCTGGGGCCAGCGGTGTAA
- a CDS encoding DAK2 domain-containing protein, giving the protein MLRYATDWLGVYREQVNALNVYPVPDGDTGTNMHLTMQSVRRELDTCDESSMAQVARAISYGALLGARGNSGVILSQLLKGFAEVIKDQKTVDAAGLSRAFQAAQRVGYGAVMKPVEGTILTVARGVAEGAQGEDIETVLEQALFRGQELLDQTPEMLPALKQAGVIDSGGQGYLYIVQGMLAQLRGEALPPAPEITSYAQEQFENEEFGFCTEFLMSEATKPIEEIRELVSPYGDSLLVVGAEGYVKGHIHTNEPDQLLATVARYGKMLKTKVEDMSEQHTEILGMAGSAARAEEEIAPSGLVAVASGYGLVKLFRSLGARIVSGGQTANPSVQDIVDAVRSVSAEKVIILPNNKNVLMAAEKAMELMDGRAVVIPTRTLGQGMGAALNFSPDTPAEELKDAMTEAAQAVTTLEVTRASRTTSITVQDGRTLEIAEGDVIGLKDDELVQSGGSPEDSVLEMLGRHHEGQEIITVFGGPQKTQEDLDALAARISEAYGDAEVETHMGGPDLYDYLVTLE; this is encoded by the coding sequence ATGCTGCGCTACGCCACCGACTGGCTGGGCGTGTACCGCGAGCAGGTCAACGCCCTGAACGTGTACCCGGTCCCTGACGGCGACACCGGCACCAACATGCACCTGACGATGCAGTCGGTGCGCCGCGAACTGGACACCTGCGACGAGAGCAGCATGGCCCAGGTGGCCCGCGCCATCAGCTACGGGGCGCTGCTGGGCGCGCGCGGCAACAGCGGCGTGATTCTCTCACAGCTGCTCAAGGGCTTTGCGGAGGTCATCAAGGACCAGAAGACCGTGGATGCCGCTGGCCTGAGCCGCGCCTTCCAGGCGGCCCAGCGCGTGGGGTATGGCGCCGTGATGAAGCCGGTGGAAGGCACCATCCTGACCGTGGCGCGCGGTGTGGCCGAGGGCGCGCAGGGCGAGGACATTGAAACCGTGCTGGAACAGGCCCTGTTCCGGGGCCAGGAACTGCTGGACCAGACCCCCGAGATGCTGCCCGCGCTCAAGCAGGCGGGCGTGATTGACAGCGGCGGCCAGGGCTACCTGTACATCGTGCAGGGGATGCTGGCGCAGCTGCGCGGCGAGGCGCTGCCCCCGGCCCCCGAGATCACCTCGTATGCCCAGGAGCAGTTCGAGAACGAGGAATTCGGCTTCTGCACCGAGTTCCTGATGAGCGAGGCCACCAAGCCCATCGAGGAAATCCGCGAGCTGGTCAGCCCTTACGGTGACAGCCTGCTGGTGGTGGGCGCCGAGGGCTACGTGAAGGGCCACATCCACACCAACGAGCCCGATCAGCTGCTGGCCACCGTGGCCCGCTACGGCAAGATGCTGAAAACCAAGGTCGAGGACATGAGCGAGCAGCACACCGAGATCCTGGGCATGGCGGGCTCGGCGGCGCGCGCTGAAGAAGAAATTGCCCCCAGCGGCCTGGTGGCGGTGGCCAGTGGCTACGGGCTGGTCAAGCTGTTCCGCTCACTGGGCGCGCGCATCGTGTCGGGTGGGCAGACCGCCAACCCCAGCGTGCAGGACATTGTGGACGCGGTGCGCTCGGTCAGCGCCGAGAAAGTCATCATCCTGCCCAACAACAAGAATGTGCTGATGGCCGCCGAAAAGGCGATGGAGCTAATGGACGGCCGCGCCGTAGTCATCCCGACCCGCACCCTGGGCCAGGGGATGGGCGCCGCGCTGAACTTCAGCCCCGACACCCCCGCCGAGGAGTTGAAGGACGCCATGACCGAGGCCGCCCAGGCGGTTACCACCCTGGAGGTCACGCGCGCCAGCCGCACCACCAGCATCACCGTGCAGGACGGACGCACCCTGGAGATTGCCGAGGGCGACGTGATTGGCCTGAAGGACGACGAACTGGTGCAAAGTGGCGGCAGTCCCGAAGACAGCGTGCTGGAGATGCTGGGGCGCCACCACGAAGGCCAGGAGATCATCACGGTGTTCGGTGGCCCGCAAAAAACCCAGGAGGACCTGGACGCCCTGGCCGCGCGCATCTCGGAAGCGTATGGCGACGCCGAGGTCGAAACCCACATGGGTGGCCCGGACCTGTACGACTATCTGGTGACGCTGGAATAG
- a CDS encoding carbohydrate kinase family protein: protein MAPLPLIVSAGEALTDLVTAGDNRWTAHPGGAGWNVARACAALGVPSAFAGAVGQDNFGEDLARASLEAGLDLRFLQRVPAPTLMAVVYRTHPPAYRFLGENSADLHFDPTGLPGGWLREARWLHVGGISLSRWPLADTLLGLVETARAAGVKISFDPNARITHRHPNYPAVFEAVARRADLLKFSDEDLAFFFPGQGEADALRHLRGLNAKAPIVVTRGAAGATLYHAAGQASLSALRVPVADTVGAGDALCAGLLVSATEHPDALWTEHLRLGLQAAAAACTHPGAYAPTRQDLAALPPA, encoded by the coding sequence ATGGCCCCCTTGCCCCTGATCGTGAGCGCCGGCGAAGCCCTGACCGACCTTGTGACCGCTGGTGACAACCGCTGGACCGCCCACCCTGGCGGCGCGGGCTGGAACGTGGCGCGGGCCTGCGCGGCCCTGGGGGTGCCCAGCGCCTTTGCGGGCGCCGTGGGGCAGGACAATTTTGGGGAGGATCTGGCCCGCGCGTCGCTAGAAGCGGGGCTGGACCTGCGGTTCTTGCAGCGCGTGCCGGCCCCCACGCTGATGGCCGTGGTCTACCGCACCCACCCGCCCGCCTACCGCTTTCTGGGCGAAAACAGCGCCGACCTGCATTTTGACCCCACCGGCCTGCCCGGCGGCTGGCTGCGCGAAGCCCGCTGGCTGCATGTGGGCGGCATCAGCCTCAGCCGCTGGCCCCTGGCCGATACCCTGCTGGGGCTGGTGGAAACCGCGCGGGCCGCGGGCGTCAAAATCAGCTTTGACCCCAATGCCCGCATCACCCACCGGCATCCCAACTACCCGGCTGTGTTCGAGGCCGTGGCCCGCCGCGCCGACCTGCTGAAATTCAGCGACGAGGATCTGGCCTTTTTCTTCCCGGGCCAGGGTGAGGCCGATGCGCTGCGTCATCTGCGCGGCCTGAATGCCAAAGCCCCCATCGTGGTCACGCGCGGCGCAGCGGGCGCCACCCTGTACCACGCCGCCGGGCAGGCCAGCCTGAGTGCGCTGCGCGTGCCCGTGGCCGACACGGTGGGCGCGGGCGACGCCCTGTGCGCGGGCCTGCTGGTGAGCGCCACCGAACACCCGGACGCCCTGTGGACCGAGCACCTGCGCCTGGGCCTGCAGGCCGCCGCCGCCGCCTGTACCCACCCCGGCGCCTACGCCCCCACCCGGCAGGACCTCGCCGCCCTGCCCCCGGCGTAA
- a CDS encoding sulfite oxidase-like oxidoreductase: MLGKFFKKPADDLGGRVPPGQSLTTRFPVLTYGPTQHYAPQDVAVRIFGLAEEHTLTWADLLALPQTTLTYDIHCVTHWSKLDTTWTGVRVTDLMAHVRLKPGATHVMQHSVGGYTTNLSLDDFLRPDNLLAHTFDGQPLDAEHGGPLRLVVPHLYFWKSAKWLSGLEFMDADRPGFWERNGYHMRGDPFKEERYDDD; this comes from the coding sequence ATGCTTGGCAAGTTCTTCAAAAAGCCCGCCGACGACCTAGGCGGCCGGGTGCCCCCGGGCCAGAGCCTGACCACCCGCTTCCCGGTGCTGACCTACGGGCCCACCCAGCACTACGCCCCGCAGGACGTGGCCGTGCGGATCTTCGGGCTGGCCGAGGAACACACGCTGACCTGGGCTGATCTGCTGGCCCTGCCCCAGACCACCCTGACCTACGACATTCACTGCGTCACGCATTGGAGCAAGCTGGACACCACCTGGACCGGCGTGCGCGTCACCGACCTGATGGCGCACGTGCGCCTGAAGCCCGGCGCCACCCACGTGATGCAGCATTCGGTGGGCGGGTACACCACGAACCTCAGCCTGGACGACTTTTTGCGCCCCGATAATCTGCTGGCCCATACCTTCGATGGTCAGCCGCTGGACGCCGAACATGGCGGGCCGCTGCGGCTGGTGGTGCCGCACCTGTACTTCTGGAAAAGCGCCAAGTGGCTGAGCGGGCTGGAGTTCATGGACGCCGACCGGCCCGGCTTCTGGGAGCGCAACGGCTACCACATGCGCGGCGACCCCTTCAAGGAAGAGCGCTATGACGACGACTGA
- a CDS encoding M17 family metallopeptidase — protein sequence MSLVKTLERADLALVWAGPEQTERLTQGLKAGEVRLLARTEDGDEAVALAPASAREARDLGAALAGLARELKAASVKVPATPHGAALAQAALAEGWRERRYRQTPGTTPSLLVEGLSDEAHARLSALNAGLTFARELTSAPANVLNPVTLAREARTLEALGLDVDVWDGDDIQARGMGLLAAVAAGNATGPRLIRVTLPARGEKTAVLALVGKGITFDTGGYSIKPAAGMNGMKNDMGGAAAVLGAMRALGELKAQVPEGVEVRAYVAAAENMVGPNAMRPGDIYRAANGLHVEVTNTDAEGRLVLADALTVACEEGATELVDLATLTGVKVSALGNDIAALFSSDPALTARLKSAAEAAGEHVWELPLHQPYLKGYQKNTVADLKNSDMNPAGASIKAALFLQQFVTRPWAHLDIAGNATREEVATGWGVGTLVEYVLGRL from the coding sequence ATGTCACTTGTGAAGACGCTGGAGCGTGCAGACCTTGCGTTGGTGTGGGCGGGCCCCGAACAGACGGAGCGGCTGACCCAGGGCCTGAAGGCGGGTGAGGTGCGGCTGCTGGCCCGGACCGAAGATGGGGACGAGGCGGTGGCCCTGGCCCCCGCAAGCGCCCGGGAGGCCCGTGACCTGGGCGCGGCGCTGGCCGGACTGGCGCGTGAGCTGAAGGCGGCCTCGGTGAAGGTGCCGGCCACCCCGCACGGCGCGGCGCTGGCTCAGGCGGCCCTGGCCGAAGGCTGGCGCGAACGGCGCTACCGACAGACACCGGGCACCACCCCCTCTCTGCTGGTGGAGGGCCTGAGCGACGAAGCCCACGCGCGCCTCAGCGCCCTGAACGCGGGCCTGACCTTTGCCCGTGAACTCACCAGCGCGCCCGCCAACGTGCTGAACCCCGTCACCCTGGCCCGCGAGGCCCGGACCCTGGAGGCCCTGGGCCTGGATGTGGACGTGTGGGACGGCGACGACATTCAGGCGCGCGGCATGGGGCTGCTGGCCGCCGTCGCGGCCGGGAACGCGACTGGCCCGCGCCTGATCCGCGTGACCTTACCCGCCCGCGGCGAAAAAACAGCTGTGCTGGCGCTGGTGGGCAAGGGCATCACCTTCGACACGGGCGGCTATTCCATCAAGCCGGCGGCGGGGATGAACGGCATGAAGAACGACATGGGCGGCGCGGCGGCGGTGCTGGGGGCCATGCGCGCCCTGGGGGAACTGAAGGCGCAGGTGCCGGAAGGCGTGGAGGTGCGCGCCTACGTGGCCGCCGCCGAGAACATGGTGGGCCCGAACGCCATGCGCCCCGGCGATATTTACCGCGCGGCCAACGGCCTGCATGTAGAAGTCACGAACACCGACGCCGAGGGCCGCCTGGTGCTGGCCGACGCCCTGACCGTGGCCTGCGAGGAAGGCGCCACCGAACTGGTGGACCTCGCCACCCTGACCGGCGTGAAGGTGAGCGCCCTGGGCAACGACATTGCGGCCCTGTTCAGCAGCGACCCCGCCCTGACCGCCCGCCTGAAAAGCGCCGCTGAGGCCGCCGGCGAGCACGTGTGGGAACTGCCCCTGCACCAGCCCTACCTGAAGGGCTACCAGAAAAACACCGTGGCCGACCTGAAAAACAGCGACATGAACCCGGCGGGCGCCAGCATCAAGGCCGCCCTGTTCCTCCAGCAGTTCGTCACCCGCCCCTGGGCCCACCTGGACATCGCCGGCAACGCCACCCGTGAGGAAGTGGCGACGGGCTGGGGGGTGGGGACGCTGGTGGAATACGTGTTGGGGAGGCTGTAG
- a CDS encoding mismatch-specific DNA-glycosylase — translation MTTTEPTTGPAAEGAPGPDLTSGGEYLVPDVLRPGLTLVLVGTAPSRISARARAYYANPENRFWRTLHEVGLTPRQLSPHEYPLLPEYGIGLTDVAKRHSGVDAALPTDAWAPEELRAKVRQYRPQVVAFTSKRGASETLGVKTGRLPYGPQETTLEGAELWVLPSTSPLGQTYFQLAPWQDLAARVQALRCGAGTSAPAGP, via the coding sequence ATGACGACGACTGAGCCGACAACTGGGCCGGCAGCAGAAGGCGCCCCCGGACCCGACCTGACCAGTGGCGGCGAGTACCTCGTGCCGGATGTGCTGCGCCCCGGGCTGACCCTGGTGCTGGTGGGCACGGCGCCCAGCCGCATCAGCGCGCGGGCGCGGGCCTACTACGCCAACCCTGAAAACCGCTTCTGGCGCACGCTGCACGAGGTGGGCCTGACCCCCCGGCAGCTCTCTCCCCACGAATACCCCCTGCTCCCTGAGTACGGTATTGGCCTGACCGACGTGGCCAAGCGGCACTCGGGCGTGGACGCCGCCCTGCCGACAGACGCCTGGGCCCCCGAGGAACTGCGGGCCAAGGTGCGCCAGTACCGCCCGCAGGTGGTGGCCTTTACCAGCAAGCGGGGCGCCTCGGAAACGCTGGGGGTCAAGACCGGTCGCCTGCCGTATGGGCCCCAGGAGACCACGCTGGAAGGCGCAGAACTGTGGGTGCTGCCCAGCACCAGCCCGCTGGGGCAGACCTACTTTCAGCTGGCCCCCTGGCAGGACCTTGCCGCGCGGGTGCAGGCGCTGCGCTGCGGGGCGGGAACCTCTGCGCCCGCTGGCCCGTAA
- a CDS encoding HD-GYP domain-containing protein: protein MFPPSLWTNLLLIGAAALLGYATVRDLHGLMIAAALLMAVLAAGRRGGARWVPLGAYALAFVTSLLLPGPTAGLPDLGAALLALLSLGLLTMREQANARELTWQRNTVAALRAGSERLADARDADAIIRAGIGILDKLQVAPNLAFVAYRKGTPHILAATGAFEAFLERPIHPSDNDSRSVQADHWVAEEVLALLDKTQRRVFHVAPVYGRASNHLGVVILARPMPVLFDEDEKGVVGAFSRLLGAQLGQWQAIRDLRDANDLTLRSLGAALERRDDDTGGHTMRVVSMSVRLARRLGWDEDQVKALRWGAYLHDLGKLAIPDGVLHKRGPLSPDERRVIQTHTVIGYDMLQDLHFLPAETLDLVRYHHERWDGTGYPSGLRGQNIPDTARLFTLIDVFDALTNARPYKPAWTRERALNEIRAQAGRQFDPQYVDAFLRMMAEHDDAHLVM from the coding sequence GTGTTCCCGCCAAGCCTGTGGACGAACCTGCTGCTGATCGGCGCAGCCGCCCTGCTGGGGTATGCCACGGTTCGGGACCTCCACGGCCTGATGATTGCCGCCGCCCTCCTGATGGCGGTGCTGGCTGCCGGACGCCGGGGCGGGGCGCGCTGGGTGCCGCTGGGCGCCTACGCGCTGGCCTTTGTGACGTCGCTGCTGCTGCCGGGCCCCACGGCGGGCCTGCCGGACCTGGGCGCCGCGCTGCTGGCCCTCCTGAGCCTGGGCCTGCTGACGATGCGCGAGCAGGCCAACGCGCGCGAGCTGACGTGGCAGCGCAACACGGTGGCCGCCCTGCGCGCTGGCAGCGAGCGTCTGGCCGACGCCCGCGACGCCGACGCCATTATTCGTGCGGGGATCGGCATTCTGGACAAGCTGCAGGTGGCACCCAACCTGGCGTTCGTGGCCTACCGCAAGGGCACGCCGCACATCCTGGCGGCCACCGGGGCCTTTGAAGCCTTTCTGGAGCGCCCCATTCACCCCAGCGACAACGACAGCCGCAGCGTGCAGGCCGATCACTGGGTGGCCGAAGAGGTGCTCGCGCTGCTGGACAAGACCCAGCGGCGCGTCTTTCATGTGGCCCCGGTGTATGGTCGGGCCTCGAACCACCTGGGCGTGGTGATTCTGGCCCGGCCGATGCCGGTGCTCTTTGATGAAGATGAAAAGGGCGTGGTGGGCGCGTTCTCGCGGCTGCTGGGCGCGCAGCTGGGCCAGTGGCAGGCCATCCGCGACCTGCGCGACGCCAACGACCTGACCCTGCGCTCGCTGGGCGCGGCCCTGGAACGGCGCGACGACGACACCGGCGGCCACACCATGCGCGTGGTCAGCATGAGCGTGCGGCTGGCCCGGCGCCTGGGCTGGGACGAGGATCAGGTCAAGGCCCTGCGCTGGGGCGCGTACCTGCACGACCTGGGCAAGCTGGCGATCCCCGACGGCGTGCTGCACAAACGCGGCCCCCTGAGCCCCGACGAGCGCCGCGTGATCCAGACCCATACCGTGATCGGCTACGACATGCTGCAGGACCTGCACTTTCTGCCCGCCGAGACGCTGGATCTGGTGCGCTACCACCACGAACGCTGGGACGGCACCGGCTACCCCAGCGGCCTGCGCGGCCAGAACATTCCCGACACCGCGCGCCTGTTCACCCTGATTGACGTGTTCGACGCCCTGACCAATGCCCGCCCCTACAAACCCGCCTGGACCCGCGAGCGCGCCCTGAACGAGATTCGTGCCCAGGCCGGGCGCCAGTTTGACCCGCAGTATGTGGACGCCTTCCTGCGCATGATGGCCGAACACGACGACGCCCATCTGGTGATGTAG